The proteins below are encoded in one region of Myxocyprinus asiaticus isolate MX2 ecotype Aquarium Trade chromosome 13, UBuf_Myxa_2, whole genome shotgun sequence:
- the LOC127449963 gene encoding suppressor of SWI4 1 homolog has translation MGKSKTKNQKKSRVTASQVAEETYGSVPHTFVFHRGQIGKNVGQLVMDMRRVMEPFTAKSLKVRKKNVLKDFVTVAGPLGVTHFSIFSKTESGVNMRLARLPKGPTLYFRVAKYTLIKDVVSSLKRHRMHEQQFSHHPLLVLNNFGTEGMQIKLMATMFQNMFPSINVHKISLNSIKRCVLLNYDPVSQEVEFRHYSLKVVPVGMSRGVKKLMQEKFPNMSKLEDISELLMKGVNLSESEAEQDGDHNITELPQVYSGRGNMASQQSAVRLTEIGPRMTLQLMKILEGMGDGNVLYHSIFTKSEEELQEMLNRKEARLKEKAERKKKQEQNIALKKEKRDENKQKSLDGIKRKRQQEGQVSDEEVEDPGKQDQAAAEESEDEAEYYRQAVGEEPDEDMFPGSKRKRGPGKSSRPFKKRKLSPDKQNFKSLDRGKKAGPGGKQFGDRKAVEGRSKFRKSEGVKKFGNKGERGNRFKGQKIGAVGKKFGGQKAFKGRQKGAGEKKDLKRKKGNENRNRK, from the exons ATGGGAAAGTCAAAG ACTAAAAACCAGAAGAAGTCGCGTGTAACTGCCAGTCAGGTGGCAGAGGAGACTTACGGCAGTGTGCCGCACACATTCGTGTTTCACCGCGGACAGATCGGGAAGAATGTCGGTCAGCTGGTGATGGACATGAGACGAGTCATGGAGCCTTTCACAGCGAAATCTTTAAAG GTGCGGAAGAAAAACGTCTTGAAAGATTTTGTTACAGTGGCCGGACCATTAGGGGTGACGCACTTCTCAATATTTTCTAAAACAGAAAGCGGTGTAAATATG AGACTTGCACGACTTCCCAAAGGTCCAACGCTTTACTTTCGTGTTGCCAAG TACACCCTCATCAAAGATGTGGTTTCATCTTTAAAGAGGCACAGGATGCATGAACAGCAGTTTTCCCATCACCCATTACTAGTGCTAAATAATTTTGGCACAGAGGGAATGCAGATCAAGCTGATGGCCACCATGTTCCAGAACATGTTCCCCTCAATCAACGTACACAAG ATCAGCCTCAACAGCATAAAGAGATGTGTGCTGTTAAATTACGATCCAGTGTCTCAAGAAGTGGAGTTTCGTCATTA TAGCTTGAAGGTGGTGCCCGTAGGCATGAGTCGAGGGGTGAAGAAGCTCATGCAGGAGAAGTTTCCCAACATGAGCAAGCTGGAGGACATCAGTGAGCTCCTTATGAA AGGAGTCAACCTTTCAGAGAGCGAGGCTGAGCAGGATGGCGATCACAACATCACAGAGTTGCCTCAGGTGTATTCGGGCCGTGGGAACATGGCTTCTCAACAGAGTGCAGTTCGGCTTACTGAG ATTGGCCCCAGAATGACTCTGCAgctgatgaagattttagaaggcATGGGAGATGGCAATGTGCTTTATCATTCTATTT TCACAAAGTCTGAGGAGGAGCTACAAGAAATGCTGAACAGGAAGGAGGCCCGTCTGAAAGAGAAGGCAGAGCGGAAGAAAAAGCAAGAACAGAATATCGCCCTGAAGAAAGAAAAACGGGATGAGAACAA gcAAAAGAGCTTGGATGGCATCAAGAGAAAACGACAGCAGGAAGGGCAGGTGTCTGATGAAGAAGTGGAGGATCCTGGGAAACAGGACCAGGCTGCAGCCGAGGAATCAGAGGATGAAGCAGAATATTACAGACAGGCTGTAGGAGAGGAACCAGATGAAG ATATGTTTCCTGGGTCAAAAAGGAAGCGTGGCCCTGGCAAGTCATCCAGACCCTTCAAAAAGAGGAAGCTGTCACCAGACAAGCAGAATTTCAAGTCGCTTGACAGAGGAAAGAAAGCTGGCCCTGGGGGTAAACAGTTTGGAGATAGAAAAGCGGTAGAGGGAAGAAGCAAGTTTAGGAAGAGTGAAGGAGTTAAGAAGTTTGGAAATAAAGGGGAACGAGGAAATAGGTTTAAAGGGCAGAAAATCGGGGCAGTAGGCAAGAAATTTGGTGGACAGAAAGCTTTTAAAGGTAGACAGAAAGGCGCtggagaaaaaaaggacttaaaacgCAAGAAAGGAAATGAAAACAGGAATCGGAAGTGA
- the LOC127449975 gene encoding P2Y purinoceptor 11-like codes for MNNSSFCDSTFQTHLLPPMYSIEMCVALAGNVFALWLLATRERQNWHTGVVFSCNLAISDVLYILTLPLLIIYYAKTKHWVFGCIACKIERFLFNCNLYVSIFFIMCISVNRYLAIIHPFFTRSYVHPKQAKIISMLTWLIVIIASSPVLKFAGTSQNQQNNTHCVSNYDEKLESAHFKYKIFVMVVGCMVPLVVTFTSYLGVIWTVLKNKNITTLEKRKVALMVALVCILYAISFVPYHALQTYQVYLRMIKIKKCWVHDSYQVSKGLATLNMCTHPLLYMAVFDSIRTACCGRNSDDKP; via the coding sequence ATGAACAACAGCTCATTCTGCGATTCTACGTTTCAAACCCATCTCCTACCCCCCATGTATAGTATTGAAATGTGTGTGGCTTTGGCAGGAAACGTATTTGCCCTGTGGCTCCTGGCAACACGAGAGAGGCAGAATTGGCACACTGGAGTAGTGTTCTCCTGTAACCTGGCCATCAGTGATGTGCTTTACATCTTAACATTGCCTTTGTTAATCATTTACTATGCCAAGACGAAGCACTGGGTCTTTGGATGTATTGCATGCAAAATTGAACGCTTCCTCTTCAACTGCAACCTCTATGTCAGCATTTTCTTCATCATGTGCATCAGTGTCAACAGATACCTCGCCATCATTCACCCTTTCTTCACCCGGAGCTATGTACACCCTAAGCAAGCAAAGATCATAAGTATGCTGACGTGGCTCATCGTGATAATTGCTTCATCGCCGGTCCTCAAATTTGCAGGAACTTCCCAAAATCAACAAAACAACACTCATTGTGTGTCAAACTATGATGAAAAGCTGGAATCGGCCCATTTTAAGTACAAGATATTTGTAATGGTTGTAGGATGCATGGTTCCTTTGGTAGTTACCTTTACATCTTATTTGGGTGTGATTTGGactgttttgaaaaataaaaatataaccaCTCTGGAGAAGAGGAAAGTAGCTCTGATGGTTGCTCTGGTCTGCATCCTTTATGCCATTTCATTTGTACCCTATCATGCTCTGCAAACATATCAAGTGTATCTGAGGATGataaaaattaagaaatgctGGGTACATGATTCCTATCAAGTGTCAAAAGGGCTGGCCACCCTGAACATGTGCACACATCCTCTTCTGTACATGGCTGTTTTTGATAGCATACGGACAGCTTGCTGTGGAAGGAACTCAGATGACAAACCTTAA